One genomic segment of Mycolicibacterium psychrotolerans includes these proteins:
- the ureG gene encoding urease accessory protein UreG — MPPHLIDGVGESHGHADRPRRARRPDEPLRIGVGGPVGSGKTALVAALCRTLRDELSLAVLTNDIYTTEDADFLRRNAVLPDDRIAAVQTGGCPHTAIRDDITANLDAIDDLIAAHDRLDLILVESGGDNLTATFSSGLIDVQIFVIDVAGGDKVPRKGGPGVTFSDLLVINKTDLAPMVGADLGVMRRDAAAARGDRPFALISLTADPTAGPVLEWVREQLRVAQAV; from the coding sequence ATGCCACCACATCTCATCGACGGAGTCGGCGAGTCGCACGGCCACGCCGACCGACCCCGCCGCGCGCGCCGGCCCGACGAACCGCTGCGGATCGGCGTCGGCGGTCCGGTGGGGTCCGGCAAGACGGCACTGGTGGCCGCCCTGTGCCGCACGTTGCGCGACGAGCTGTCCCTGGCGGTGCTGACCAACGACATCTACACCACCGAGGACGCGGACTTCCTGCGCCGCAACGCCGTGCTGCCCGACGACCGCATCGCCGCGGTGCAGACCGGCGGCTGTCCGCACACGGCGATCCGCGACGACATCACGGCGAACCTTGACGCCATCGACGACCTGATCGCCGCGCACGACCGGCTGGATCTGATCCTGGTCGAGTCCGGCGGCGACAACCTCACCGCGACGTTCTCGTCCGGTCTGATCGACGTGCAGATCTTCGTCATCGACGTGGCCGGCGGCGACAAGGTGCCCCGCAAGGGCGGGCCCGGCGTGACGTTCTCGGATCTGCTGGTGATCAACAAGACCGACCTGGCGCCCATGGTGGGCGCAGATCTGGGCGTGATGCGCCGCGACGCCGCAGCCGCGCGGGGGGACCGTCCGTTCGCGCTGATCTCGCTGACCGCCGATCCCACCGCGGGACCGGTGCTGGAGTGGGTGCGCGAGCAGCTGCGGGTCGCGCAGGCAGTGTAG
- a CDS encoding urease subunit gamma, protein MRLTPHEQERLLISYAAELARRRQARGLRLNHPEAVAVITDHILEGARDGRTVAELMVSGRAVLGRDEVMDGIPEMLHDVQVEATFPDGTKLVTVHDPIP, encoded by the coding sequence ATGCGCCTGACCCCGCATGAACAGGAACGGCTGCTGATCTCGTATGCGGCCGAACTGGCCCGCCGCAGGCAGGCCCGCGGCCTGCGGCTCAACCATCCCGAGGCCGTCGCGGTGATCACCGACCACATCCTCGAGGGAGCCCGGGACGGCCGGACCGTGGCCGAGCTGATGGTCAGCGGCCGCGCGGTGCTCGGCCGCGACGAGGTGATGGACGGTATCCCCGAGATGCTGCACGACGTCCAGGTCGAAGCCACCTTCCCCGACGGCACCAAGCTCGTCACCGTCCACGACCCGATCCCGTGA
- a CDS encoding NAD(P)/FAD-dependent oxidoreductase: MTHPGAIASDRHKVVIIGSGFGGLTAAKTLKRADVDIKMIARTTHHLFQPLLYQVATGIISEGEIAPATRVILRKQKNAQVLLGDVTGIDLKTNTVRSELLGHTYITPFDSLIVAAGAGQSYFGNDHFAEWAPGMKSIDDALELRGRILGAFEQAERSSDPARREKLLTFVVVGAGPTGVEMAGQIAELADQTLKGAFRHIDSTKARVILLDAAPAVLPPMGEKLGKKAQARLEKMGVEIQLNAMVTDVDRNGITVKDPDGKIRRIEAACKVWSAGVSASPLGRDLAEQSGVELDRAGRVKVLPDLSIPGHPNVFVVGDMAAVEGVPGMAQGAIQGGKYAAKAIMSGLKGADPAEREPFNYFDKGSMATVSKYSAVAKVGPLEFGGFIAWLAWLVLHLVYLVGFKTKIATLLSWTVTFLGSNRGQLTITEQQAYARTRIEELEEIAAAVEEKAAS; encoded by the coding sequence ATGACCCATCCCGGAGCCATCGCATCCGATCGCCACAAGGTGGTCATCATCGGATCGGGATTCGGCGGGCTGACCGCGGCCAAGACCCTCAAGAGGGCTGACGTCGACATCAAGATGATCGCCCGCACCACCCATCACCTGTTCCAGCCGCTGCTGTATCAGGTGGCGACGGGCATCATCTCCGAGGGCGAGATCGCGCCGGCGACCCGGGTGATCCTGCGCAAGCAGAAGAACGCGCAAGTGCTGCTCGGTGACGTCACCGGCATCGACCTGAAGACCAACACCGTGCGCTCGGAGTTGCTGGGCCACACCTACATCACGCCGTTCGACAGCCTGATCGTCGCCGCAGGCGCGGGCCAGTCCTATTTCGGCAACGACCACTTCGCCGAGTGGGCGCCGGGCATGAAGTCGATCGACGACGCGCTGGAACTGCGCGGGCGGATCCTGGGCGCATTCGAACAGGCCGAGCGGTCCAGCGACCCGGCCCGGCGCGAGAAGCTGCTGACGTTCGTGGTCGTCGGCGCCGGCCCGACAGGTGTCGAAATGGCCGGGCAGATCGCCGAATTGGCGGACCAGACGCTCAAAGGCGCTTTCCGGCACATCGATTCGACCAAGGCGCGGGTGATCCTGCTCGACGCCGCGCCGGCGGTGCTGCCGCCGATGGGCGAGAAACTCGGCAAGAAGGCCCAAGCCCGGCTGGAGAAGATGGGCGTGGAGATCCAGCTCAACGCCATGGTGACCGACGTCGACCGCAACGGCATCACGGTCAAGGACCCCGACGGCAAGATCCGCCGCATCGAGGCGGCCTGCAAGGTGTGGTCGGCCGGCGTGTCGGCCAGCCCACTGGGCCGCGACCTGGCGGAGCAGTCCGGGGTGGAACTCGACCGTGCCGGCCGCGTCAAGGTGCTGCCCGACCTCTCGATCCCCGGTCACCCCAACGTGTTCGTCGTCGGCGACATGGCGGCGGTGGAAGGCGTGCCGGGCATGGCGCAGGGCGCCATCCAGGGCGGCAAGTACGCCGCCAAGGCGATCATGTCGGGGCTCAAGGGCGCCGACCCCGCCGAGCGCGAACCGTTCAACTACTTCGACAAGGGCTCGATGGCCACGGTGTCGAAGTACAGCGCGGTGGCCAAGGTGGGCCCGCTCGAATTCGGCGGCTTCATCGCCTGGCTGGCGTGGCTGGTGCTGCACCTGGTCTACCTCGTCGGGTTCAAGACCAAGATCGCCACGCTGCTGTCGTGGACGGTGACGTTCCTTGGCAGCAACCGCGGTCAGCTCACGATCACCGAGCAGCAGGCCTACGCGCGCACGCGGATCGAGGAACTCGAGGAGATCGCCGCAGCCGTCGAGGAGAAAGCGGCCAGTTAG
- a CDS encoding BlaI/MecI/CopY family transcriptional regulator, which produces MAKLTRLGELERSVMDHLWSAGDPQTVRQVHEALSARRELAYTTIMTVLQRLAKKNLVVQHRDDRAHRYAPTHGRDELVAGLMVDALDQAADSGSREAALVHFVERVGADEAAALRRALAELEDKHRAHPPGGEQGTG; this is translated from the coding sequence ATGGCCAAGCTGACACGGCTCGGAGAGCTCGAGCGCTCCGTGATGGATCACCTGTGGTCCGCGGGCGACCCGCAAACCGTACGGCAGGTGCATGAAGCCCTGTCAGCGCGCCGCGAGCTCGCCTACACGACGATCATGACCGTGCTGCAGAGGCTGGCCAAGAAGAACCTCGTGGTGCAGCATCGCGACGACCGTGCCCACCGCTATGCGCCCACGCATGGCCGTGACGAACTGGTCGCCGGCCTGATGGTCGATGCCCTCGACCAGGCCGCCGACTCGGGCAGCCGCGAGGCCGCGCTGGTGCATTTCGTGGAGCGCGTCGGCGCCGACGAGGCCGCCGCGCTTCGCCGCGCGCTGGCAGAACTCGAGGACAAACACCGCGCGCACCCACCCGGTGGCGAGCAAGGCACCGGCTGA
- a CDS encoding M56 family metallopeptidase, whose translation MSALAFTTVALLLSGPVPAMLARATWPLRAPRAAIVLWQSIALAAVLSFFSAGIAIASRLFEPGPDGRPTATIVTAYDDLGWALWTTYVVVFALTLVVGARLIVSILQVAIATRRRRAHHRMIVDLVGAHPTRPMAASGVRILHVAQPLAYCLPGVRSRVVVSDGALNTLADNEMSAILSHERAHLRARHDLVLEMFTAVHAAFPRIVRSAHALNAVRLLIEALADDAAVRHTGPTPLARALVACAAGHTPRGALAAGGPTTVVRVRRLGGAPNSRAVAACAYVCAATVLVLPTVALAVPWLTELHRLFSAL comes from the coding sequence GTGTCCGCGCTGGCCTTCACCACCGTCGCCCTGCTGCTGTCGGGGCCGGTGCCTGCGATGCTGGCACGCGCCACCTGGCCGCTGCGGGCCCCCCGCGCCGCGATCGTGCTCTGGCAGTCGATCGCACTGGCCGCGGTGCTCTCCTTCTTCTCCGCGGGTATCGCGATCGCCAGCCGGCTTTTCGAGCCCGGCCCGGACGGGCGCCCCACCGCGACGATCGTCACCGCGTACGACGACCTCGGGTGGGCACTGTGGACCACCTACGTCGTCGTCTTCGCGCTGACCCTCGTCGTCGGAGCCCGGCTGATCGTCTCGATCCTGCAGGTGGCGATCGCCACCCGTCGCCGCCGCGCCCACCACCGCATGATCGTCGACCTCGTCGGCGCCCACCCCACCCGGCCGATGGCGGCCAGCGGCGTGCGCATCCTGCACGTCGCGCAGCCGCTGGCGTACTGCCTGCCAGGGGTGCGCAGCCGTGTCGTGGTCAGCGATGGCGCGCTGAACACGTTGGCGGACAACGAGATGTCGGCCATCCTGTCGCACGAGCGGGCGCATCTGCGGGCCCGGCACGACCTGGTGCTGGAGATGTTCACCGCGGTGCACGCCGCTTTCCCCCGCATCGTGCGCAGCGCACATGCGCTCAACGCGGTGCGCCTGCTCATCGAGGCGCTCGCCGACGACGCCGCCGTCCGCCACACCGGCCCCACTCCCCTGGCCCGCGCGCTGGTCGCCTGCGCGGCCGGACACACCCCGCGCGGCGCGCTGGCGGCGGGCGGGCCCACCACGGTGGTGCGGGTTCGCCGGCTGGGCGGCGCGCCGAACAGCCGCGCCGTCGCCGCGTGCGCCTACGTCTGCGCAGCGACGGTGCTGGTGCTGCCGACCGTCGCGCTGGCGGTGCCGTGGCTGACCGAGCTGCACCGCCTGTTCAGTGCCCTTTGA
- a CDS encoding urease accessory protein UreD: MRSDVLIVARAGRSPHLECAGGIAARRTEPDTVHLVSAAATPLGGDAIRLRVVVEAGARLAVRTAAATMALPGALTTESHASWDLEVAGVLDLDPQPTIVAGLSRHVTSTRLALSTGASLRLRERVQIGRTGERDGYWSGSLHADVDGVALLRHRIEIGNGSFADDEIAAPRACVSELHYPATDACTAGVALALAGGGCLATWQGERL; the protein is encoded by the coding sequence ATGCGCTCCGACGTGCTGATCGTCGCCCGCGCCGGCCGCTCACCCCACCTCGAGTGTGCGGGCGGGATCGCCGCCCGGCGGACCGAGCCCGACACGGTGCATCTGGTATCCGCCGCGGCCACCCCGCTGGGCGGTGACGCGATCCGGCTGCGCGTGGTGGTGGAGGCGGGCGCCCGGCTGGCGGTGCGCACGGCCGCGGCGACGATGGCGCTGCCCGGCGCCCTGACCACCGAGTCGCACGCCAGCTGGGACCTGGAGGTGGCCGGCGTCCTGGATCTCGACCCGCAGCCGACGATCGTCGCGGGCCTGTCGCGACACGTGACGTCGACGCGGCTGGCGCTGAGCACCGGCGCATCGCTGCGGCTGCGCGAACGCGTTCAGATCGGCAGGACAGGGGAGCGCGACGGCTACTGGTCGGGGTCTCTGCACGCCGACGTGGACGGCGTCGCACTGCTGCGCCACCGGATCGAGATCGGCAACGGCTCGTTCGCCGACGACGAGATCGCCGCGCCCCGGGCATGTGTCAGCGAACTGCACTATCCCGCAACCGACGCGTGCACAGCCGGCGTCGCCTTGGCGCTGGCCGGCGGTGGCTGCCTGGCCACCTGGCAGGGGGAGCGGCTCTAA
- a CDS encoding iron reductase, which produces MTVLVDDPLIASMLIRRTLPIHESSRRLRELYRECPRVYGVAVMGDLSRRRWWPLAELLTTDRLSGMYDAARAETAGAAAVTQQLAATFAHVVVGRVIPLLALEGRAWDTGPENLWVHVDSEGAIDWVGVADPTLRALPDDPMFDGRAAVVDDGIVALPSEAALTTWVAHRSHRALAPLFGRLAAVSGGAMPVAAMWHGVGVATVGAATRIPVLAGTSEVVSMRRAQAVLDALVGFGAPVRGTARPNAGKPLLY; this is translated from the coding sequence GTGACGGTCCTGGTGGACGATCCCCTGATCGCGAGCATGTTGATCCGGCGCACGCTGCCGATCCACGAGTCCAGCCGGCGGCTGCGAGAGCTCTACCGCGAGTGCCCGCGGGTGTACGGCGTCGCGGTGATGGGGGACCTCTCCCGGCGGCGGTGGTGGCCGCTGGCGGAGTTGCTCACCACTGATCGACTGAGCGGGATGTACGACGCGGCCCGGGCCGAGACGGCCGGCGCGGCCGCGGTGACCCAGCAGCTCGCGGCCACCTTCGCCCACGTCGTGGTCGGGCGCGTGATCCCGTTGCTGGCGCTGGAGGGCCGCGCCTGGGACACCGGTCCGGAGAACCTCTGGGTGCATGTCGACTCCGAGGGCGCCATCGACTGGGTGGGGGTGGCGGATCCGACGCTGCGCGCCCTGCCCGACGATCCGATGTTCGACGGCCGCGCCGCGGTCGTCGACGACGGGATCGTCGCGTTGCCGAGCGAGGCGGCGCTGACGACCTGGGTCGCCCATCGCAGCCACCGCGCCCTGGCGCCGCTGTTCGGCCGGCTCGCGGCAGTGAGCGGAGGTGCGATGCCGGTCGCGGCGATGTGGCATGGCGTCGGGGTGGCCACCGTCGGCGCGGCCACCCGTATCCCGGTGCTGGCGGGCACCAGCGAGGTGGTGAGCATGCGGCGCGCCCAGGCGGTGCTCGACGCGCTCGTCGGCTTCGGCGCCCCGGTGCGCGGAACCGCACGGCCGAATGCGGGGAAGCCCTTGCTCTATTAG
- a CDS encoding PaaI family thioesterase produces the protein MTDLPDGVGGGFDKELGLTYLDMSPDGGRATLEITEKLLQPWGIVHGGVYCAVIESMASVSGQVWLSQNGGGHVVGVNNNTDFLRAIKTGTVTATSTPIHRGRRQQLWLVTLTDASDRLVARGQVRLQNLPEE, from the coding sequence GTGACTGATCTTCCCGATGGAGTCGGCGGCGGCTTCGACAAAGAACTGGGCCTCACCTATCTCGACATGAGCCCCGACGGCGGACGCGCCACGCTGGAGATCACCGAGAAGCTGTTGCAGCCCTGGGGAATCGTGCACGGCGGCGTCTACTGCGCGGTGATCGAGAGCATGGCCAGCGTCTCGGGCCAGGTGTGGCTCTCCCAAAACGGGGGCGGCCACGTCGTCGGCGTCAACAACAACACCGACTTCCTGCGCGCGATCAAGACCGGCACCGTGACCGCGACGTCCACGCCGATTCACCGCGGCCGCCGCCAGCAGTTGTGGCTGGTGACCCTCACCGACGCGTCCGACCGGCTGGTGGCCCGCGGTCAGGTCCGGCTGCAGAACCTGCCCGAGGAGTAG
- a CDS encoding urease subunit alpha, whose product MSALPRARYAALYGPTTGDRIRLADTDLFVEITEDRSGGPTLAGDEAVFGGGKVLRESMGQSRATRTDGAPDTVITGAIILDYWGIIKADIGIRDGRIVAIGKAGNPDIMSGVHPDLVVGPSTEVIAGNGRIVTAGAIDCHVHLICPQIMEEALGGGITTIVAGGTGPAEGSKATTVTPGSWHLARMLEALDTWPLNVALLGKGNTVSAEAMWEQLRGGAAGFKLHEDWGTTPAAIDACLGVAEAAGVQANIHTDTLNEAGFVEDTLAAIKGRSIHAYHTEGAGGGHAPDIITVAGKPNVLPSSTNPTRPHTVNTLDEHLDMLMVCHHLNPSVPEDLAFAESRIRPSTIAAEDLLHDIGAISMIGSDAQAMGRIGEVVLRTWQTAHVMKRRRGFLPGDTRADNTRARRYVAKYTICPAVAHGMDHEIGSVEVGKLADLVLWEPAFFGVRPHAVLKGGMIAWAAMGDANASIPTPQPVLPRPMFGAAPAAAAATSVHFVAPQALEDGLADRIAVRRRLVAVGNVRAAGKAQMPLNDALPDIEVDPDTFTVRIDGEVWQEQPAAELPMAQRFFLF is encoded by the coding sequence ATGAGCGCACTGCCGAGGGCCCGCTACGCGGCCCTCTACGGCCCGACGACCGGCGACCGCATCCGACTGGCCGACACCGACCTGTTCGTCGAGATCACCGAGGATCGCAGCGGCGGTCCGACACTCGCAGGCGACGAGGCGGTGTTCGGCGGCGGCAAGGTGCTGCGGGAGTCGATGGGCCAGTCGCGCGCCACCCGTACCGACGGCGCACCCGACACCGTCATCACCGGCGCGATCATCCTCGACTACTGGGGGATCATCAAGGCCGACATCGGAATCCGCGACGGCCGCATCGTCGCAATCGGCAAGGCCGGCAATCCGGACATCATGTCGGGGGTGCACCCCGACCTCGTGGTCGGACCGTCGACGGAGGTCATCGCCGGCAACGGCCGCATCGTCACCGCGGGGGCGATCGACTGCCACGTGCACCTGATCTGCCCGCAGATCATGGAGGAGGCCCTCGGCGGCGGCATCACGACGATCGTCGCCGGCGGTACCGGCCCCGCCGAGGGCAGCAAGGCCACCACGGTCACCCCGGGGTCGTGGCACCTGGCCCGGATGCTCGAGGCGCTCGACACCTGGCCGCTCAACGTCGCGCTTCTCGGCAAGGGCAACACCGTCAGCGCCGAGGCGATGTGGGAGCAGTTACGAGGCGGCGCAGCAGGTTTCAAGCTGCATGAGGACTGGGGCACCACCCCCGCGGCCATCGACGCCTGCCTCGGCGTGGCCGAGGCCGCCGGCGTGCAGGCCAACATCCACACCGACACCCTCAACGAGGCGGGCTTCGTCGAGGACACCCTCGCCGCGATCAAAGGCCGTTCGATCCACGCCTATCACACCGAGGGCGCGGGCGGGGGACACGCACCGGACATCATCACCGTGGCCGGCAAGCCCAATGTGCTGCCCAGTTCCACCAATCCGACCCGTCCGCACACCGTCAACACCCTCGACGAGCATCTCGACATGCTGATGGTGTGCCACCACCTCAACCCCAGCGTGCCCGAGGATCTCGCGTTCGCCGAGAGCCGCATCCGGCCCTCCACGATCGCGGCCGAGGACCTGCTGCACGACATCGGGGCGATCTCGATGATCGGCAGCGACGCCCAGGCGATGGGCCGCATCGGCGAGGTGGTGCTGCGGACGTGGCAGACCGCGCACGTGATGAAGCGCCGCCGCGGCTTCCTGCCGGGGGACACCCGGGCCGACAACACCAGGGCGCGACGGTATGTCGCCAAGTACACGATCTGCCCGGCGGTCGCGCACGGGATGGACCACGAGATCGGCTCGGTCGAGGTGGGCAAGCTGGCCGACCTCGTGCTGTGGGAGCCGGCGTTCTTCGGGGTCCGTCCGCACGCCGTGCTCAAGGGCGGCATGATCGCCTGGGCGGCGATGGGCGACGCCAACGCCTCCATCCCCACCCCGCAGCCGGTGCTGCCACGGCCGATGTTCGGCGCCGCGCCCGCCGCGGCCGCCGCGACCTCGGTGCACTTCGTCGCCCCACAGGCGCTCGAGGACGGGCTGGCCGACCGGATCGCGGTGCGGCGCAGGCTCGTCGCCGTGGGCAACGTCCGCGCCGCGGGTAAGGCGCAGATGCCGCTCAACGACGCGCTTCCCGACATCGAGGTCGACCCGGACACGTTCACCGTCCGCATCGACGGCGAGGTGTGGCAGGAGCAGCCCGCCGCGGAACTGCCCATGGCGCAACGGTTCTTCCTGTTCTGA
- a CDS encoding urease subunit beta → MIPGEIIFGDGDIEINAGAQRLELDIVNTGDRPVQVGSHVHVPQANSALQFDRSAAHGHRFDIPAGTAIRFEPGVAQRVALVPLRGTREVYGLSLDPPGRLDPR, encoded by the coding sequence ATGATTCCCGGAGAGATCATCTTCGGCGACGGCGACATCGAGATCAACGCCGGCGCGCAGCGGCTCGAACTCGACATCGTCAACACCGGCGACCGGCCCGTGCAGGTCGGCAGCCATGTCCATGTGCCGCAAGCCAATTCAGCCCTGCAGTTCGACCGCTCCGCCGCGCATGGGCACCGGTTCGACATCCCCGCGGGCACCGCGATCCGGTTCGAGCCCGGCGTCGCCCAGCGCGTGGCGCTGGTGCCGTTGCGCGGCACCCGCGAGGTGTACGGCCTGAGCCTCGACCCGCCCGGCAGATTGGACCCGCGATGA
- the gndA gene encoding NADP-dependent phosphogluconate dehydrogenase codes for MTDSATPTTGTAQIGVTGLAVMGSNLARNFARHGYTVALHNRSIAKTDALLAEHGSDGTFVRSETIAEFLDALEKPRRVIIMVKAGDPTDAVINELADAMESGDIIIDGGNALYTDTIRREKAMRERGLHFVGAGISGGEEGALNGPSIMPGGPVESYKSLGPLLEEISAHVDGVPCCTHIGPDGAGHFVKMVHNGIEYSDMQLIGEAYQLLRDGLGKTAPEIADVFAEWNTGDLDSFLIEITAQVLRQTDAKTGKPLVDVILDEAEQKGTGRWTVKSALDLGVPVTGIAEAVFARALSGSVAQRKATTGLASGELGDKPSDAAQFVDDVSKALYASKIIAYAQGFNQIQAGSAEYDWNITPGDMATIWRGGCIIRAKFLNRIKEAFDENPDLPTLIAAPYFREAIESGIDSWRRVVATATRLGIPIPGFASALSYYDALRTERLPAALTQGLRDFFGAHTYGRTDTDPAKRFHTLWSGDRGEIEA; via the coding sequence ATGACCGACTCCGCCACCCCCACGACCGGTACCGCGCAGATCGGCGTCACCGGCCTCGCGGTCATGGGGTCGAATCTCGCGCGCAACTTCGCCCGGCACGGCTACACCGTGGCGCTGCACAACCGCTCGATCGCCAAGACCGACGCGCTGCTGGCCGAGCACGGCTCCGACGGCACGTTCGTGCGCAGCGAGACCATCGCCGAGTTCCTCGACGCGCTGGAGAAGCCGCGGCGGGTGATCATCATGGTCAAGGCCGGCGATCCGACCGACGCCGTGATCAACGAGCTCGCCGACGCGATGGAATCCGGCGACATCATCATCGACGGCGGCAACGCGCTCTACACCGACACCATCCGCCGCGAGAAGGCGATGCGCGAGCGCGGACTGCACTTCGTCGGCGCGGGCATCTCCGGCGGCGAGGAGGGCGCGCTGAACGGGCCGTCGATCATGCCCGGCGGGCCCGTCGAGTCCTACAAGAGCCTGGGCCCGCTGCTGGAAGAGATCTCCGCACACGTCGACGGCGTGCCCTGCTGCACCCACATCGGCCCCGATGGCGCTGGCCACTTCGTCAAGATGGTGCACAACGGCATCGAGTACTCCGACATGCAGCTCATCGGCGAGGCGTACCAGCTGCTGCGCGACGGGCTGGGCAAGACAGCTCCCGAGATCGCCGACGTGTTCGCCGAGTGGAACACCGGCGACCTGGACAGCTTCCTGATCGAGATCACCGCGCAGGTGCTCCGCCAGACCGACGCCAAGACCGGCAAGCCCCTCGTCGACGTCATCCTGGACGAGGCCGAGCAGAAGGGCACCGGCCGCTGGACGGTGAAGTCGGCGCTCGACTTGGGCGTCCCGGTGACCGGCATCGCCGAGGCCGTGTTCGCCCGGGCGCTGTCGGGCTCGGTCGCCCAGCGGAAGGCCACCACCGGTCTTGCCTCCGGCGAGCTCGGCGACAAGCCCAGCGACGCAGCGCAATTCGTCGACGACGTCAGCAAGGCGCTGTACGCCTCGAAGATCATCGCCTACGCGCAGGGCTTCAACCAGATCCAGGCAGGCAGCGCCGAGTACGACTGGAACATCACCCCGGGCGACATGGCCACGATCTGGCGCGGCGGCTGCATCATCCGGGCCAAGTTCCTCAACCGGATCAAAGAGGCGTTCGACGAGAACCCCGACCTGCCGACGCTGATCGCCGCCCCGTACTTCCGCGAGGCCATCGAGTCGGGCATCGACAGCTGGCGGCGCGTCGTGGCGACCGCCACCCGGCTGGGCATCCCGATCCCCGGGTTCGCCTCGGCACTGTCCTACTACGACGCGCTGCGCACCGAGCGGCTGCCCGCCGCGCTGACCCAGGGCCTGCGCGACTTCTTCGGCGCGCACACCTACGGCCGCACCGACACCGACCCTGCCAAGCGCTTCCACACGCTGTGGAGCGGCGACCGCGGCGAGATCGAGGCCTGA
- a CDS encoding urease accessory protein UreF → MDTLATLLVLADSRLPTGGHVHSGGIEEAVTSGLVADLATLRAYLGRRIRTTGLVAASLAAAVHEGALTAVAAGTGDTETDARTPAPAARAASRAQGRGLVRLARRVWPDTDWDALGATPHLAVAAGAVGRASGLTPGQTALSVVYTTMTGSATAGQRLLALDPGDVAALTFALAPLCERTAAEAVKELADLSDPLLDILAQRHLDRDRPLFAS, encoded by the coding sequence ATGGACACCCTCGCCACCCTGCTCGTCCTCGCCGATTCGCGGCTGCCCACCGGCGGGCACGTTCATTCGGGGGGCATCGAGGAGGCTGTGACCAGCGGTCTGGTCGCCGACCTCGCGACGCTGCGCGCCTACCTCGGCAGGCGCATCCGCACCACCGGACTGGTCGCCGCGTCGCTGGCCGCCGCCGTCCACGAAGGCGCGTTGACCGCCGTCGCCGCAGGGACCGGTGACACCGAAACCGACGCGCGCACACCGGCTCCGGCCGCCCGCGCGGCGTCGCGGGCCCAGGGCCGCGGGCTGGTGCGACTGGCCCGGCGGGTGTGGCCGGACACCGACTGGGACGCCCTCGGCGCCACGCCGCATCTGGCGGTCGCCGCGGGCGCGGTGGGCCGGGCGAGCGGACTGACCCCCGGGCAGACCGCGCTGTCGGTCGTCTACACGACGATGACCGGATCGGCGACCGCCGGCCAGCGTCTGCTCGCACTCGATCCGGGTGACGTCGCGGCGCTGACGTTCGCGCTGGCGCCGCTGTGTGAGCGGACCGCCGCCGAGGCCGTCAAGGAACTCGCCGACTTGTCCGACCCGCTGCTCGACATCCTCGCCCAACGCCACCTCGACCGTGACCGTCCGCTGTTCGCGTCCTGA